In Treponema denticola, one genomic interval encodes:
- a CDS encoding phospho-N-acetylmuramoyl-pentapeptide-transferase: MLYHIAELLGPYFGPMRLLQSYAVLISLGLFLGFLMTVLLLPKFYSKLPKDRGREFTVNPEAAVGKPTGGGAVFISIFVLCVFLLIIPTLTQGLVLVITFAVMLTGFLDDRSEKSWGEYLKGSLDFILSAVTALVIFYIYFEGKVSFWLPFTSNLVEVHPIVFFAVSIMILWISINTTNCTDGVDGLSGTLILLALVSLGIVFYFVLGHVKVAAYLLVPNISTGAKWAVMIFTLCGVLTGYLWHNAYPSKVLMGDAGSRALGFFIGVLVIISRNPFILLMTSGVILINGGTGILKVVMLRFFKIRIFKNIRFPLHDHMKRNLQWSPTQVLIRFVIVQILITIVILGILFKIR; this comes from the coding sequence ATGTTATACCATATTGCAGAACTGCTTGGTCCTTATTTCGGGCCGATGAGACTTTTACAATCCTACGCCGTTTTAATTTCTTTAGGCCTGTTTTTGGGTTTTTTAATGACGGTTTTACTCTTGCCTAAATTTTATTCCAAATTGCCGAAAGACAGAGGTCGGGAGTTTACCGTAAATCCCGAAGCTGCCGTAGGAAAACCTACGGGGGGCGGCGCGGTATTTATTTCCATCTTCGTGCTCTGCGTTTTTTTATTGATTATACCGACACTTACACAAGGCCTTGTTTTGGTTATAACCTTTGCCGTTATGCTGACGGGATTTTTAGATGACAGGTCCGAAAAGTCGTGGGGAGAATATTTAAAGGGCAGCTTAGATTTTATTTTATCGGCAGTAACGGCCCTTGTTATTTTTTATATCTATTTTGAAGGAAAGGTTTCCTTTTGGCTTCCCTTTACATCAAACCTTGTTGAAGTACACCCTATTGTTTTCTTTGCGGTTTCAATAATGATTTTGTGGATTTCGATTAATACAACAAACTGTACTGACGGAGTTGACGGCCTTTCGGGAACCCTTATTCTATTAGCCCTTGTTTCCCTCGGTATAGTCTTTTACTTTGTTTTGGGACATGTCAAGGTTGCGGCCTATCTTTTGGTTCCGAATATCAGCACAGGTGCAAAATGGGCTGTTATGATTTTTACCCTCTGCGGAGTTCTTACCGGCTATCTTTGGCATAATGCCTATCCGAGTAAGGTACTTATGGGAGATGCAGGTTCCAGAGCATTGGGCTTTTTTATCGGTGTGCTGGTAATTATTTCACGGAACCCCTTTATACTTTTGATGACGAGCGGGGTTATCCTCATAAACGGAGGAACGGGGATTTTAAAAGTGGTTATGCTCCGCTTTTTTAAAATCCGTATTTTTAAAAACATCAGGTTTCCTCTTCATGACCACATGAAAAGGAATTTGCAGTGGTCGCCGACTCAGGTTTTAATCCGATTTGTGATTGTCCAAATTTTAATTACGATTGTGATTTTAGGAATTCTATTTAAGATTAGGTAG
- a CDS encoding DUF368 domain-containing protein: MYNRPMLNYIKKIIAGIAIGIANVIPGVSGGTIAVVFGVYSDLIGAASLDIKTIKANFKIYLCLFGGIGLGVLLFARLFKIVYERFPIQTNFFFIGLIVGSIFIIFEFVREKEQKSSFKTASKILWFFIGLSIMLALYFFKGAAASSTAAVETLSLGSFIFLFLAGFVGAAAMVIPGISGSFLLLIIGAYYTVIKAITELNIPVLIPVGLGILAGIILSARLIGFLMEKFPKITYAFILGLVAGSIRHMLPDG, from the coding sequence ATGTATAATAGGCCAATGTTAAATTATATAAAGAAGATAATCGCAGGCATTGCCATAGGTATAGCAAATGTCATCCCCGGAGTTTCAGGCGGAACTATAGCCGTCGTTTTTGGGGTTTATTCCGACCTTATAGGCGCTGCAAGCCTTGACATCAAAACTATCAAAGCCAATTTTAAAATTTATCTTTGCCTTTTCGGAGGTATCGGCTTAGGAGTTCTACTCTTTGCACGCCTTTTTAAAATTGTTTATGAAAGATTTCCCATACAGACCAATTTCTTTTTTATAGGCCTTATAGTCGGAAGTATCTTTATAATCTTTGAGTTTGTACGCGAAAAAGAGCAAAAATCATCTTTTAAAACAGCCTCCAAAATTCTTTGGTTCTTTATAGGTTTAAGCATAATGCTTGCCCTGTACTTTTTTAAGGGTGCGGCGGCCTCATCAACTGCGGCCGTAGAAACATTGAGCCTCGGAAGCTTTATCTTTTTATTTCTTGCAGGTTTTGTAGGAGCTGCGGCAATGGTAATCCCGGGTATCTCAGGCTCCTTCCTCCTTTTGATAATTGGAGCTTATTATACGGTAATCAAAGCCATTACAGAGCTTAACATTCCGGTACTGATTCCTGTAGGCTTAGGTATTCTAGCCGGCATTATTCTTTCTGCCCGTTTAATCGGTTTTTTAATGGAGAAATTTCCCAAGATAACCTACGCCTTTATTTTAGGGCTGGTTGCAGGTTCAATCCGTCACATGCTACCCGACGGCTGA
- the uraA gene encoding uracil permease, whose protein sequence is MLHKRIYQVDEKVPAGLFLPLSIQHTFAMFGASVLVPIIFGIDAGIVLFMNGVGTLLFIAITKGKAPAYLGSSFAFLGPAGLIISSMGFQYAQGAFIVTGLLGCLIAFIIYKFGTSWINVILPPAAMGAVVSLIGFELTGLTVRGGTIGANIMTESASRGDIIVFFITIGAAVLGSVLFKGFLSTISILIASIAGYIAAIFFGMVDFSIIREAGLFTLPHFQLPKFDLMAIITMLPVLLVITSEHISHQVVTSNIIGKDLLKNPGLHRSIFADNFSTALSGLVGGVPTTTYGENIGVMAVTGIYSVYVIAGAAIISICMAFISPLAALIRTVPGNVIGGITFLLYGMIGASGIRLLVDSKVDYSKSKNLILTSIVFTTGLSGLSIKFGEIEFKGMVLASLVAVALSLIFFIFGKLGVLEE, encoded by the coding sequence ATGTTACATAAAAGAATTTATCAAGTTGACGAAAAAGTTCCGGCGGGGCTTTTCTTGCCTTTAAGTATTCAACATACATTTGCAATGTTCGGTGCCTCGGTTTTGGTTCCGATTATATTCGGAATTGATGCAGGCATCGTTCTATTTATGAACGGTGTGGGAACCCTTTTATTTATAGCCATAACAAAGGGAAAAGCACCCGCCTACTTAGGTTCAAGCTTTGCCTTTTTAGGACCTGCCGGCCTGATTATTTCTTCCATGGGATTTCAGTATGCCCAAGGGGCCTTTATAGTAACAGGACTTTTAGGATGCCTCATAGCCTTTATAATTTATAAGTTCGGAACCTCATGGATCAATGTCATTCTTCCGCCTGCAGCCATGGGTGCCGTCGTTTCCCTGATCGGTTTTGAGCTTACGGGACTCACTGTTCGAGGCGGAACTATCGGGGCAAACATCATGACGGAATCGGCCTCACGGGGCGACATAATAGTTTTTTTTATTACGATAGGAGCGGCCGTTTTGGGTTCGGTTCTTTTTAAGGGCTTTTTATCTACCATTTCTATTTTAATTGCAAGCATTGCAGGCTACATAGCCGCAATCTTTTTCGGTATGGTAGATTTTTCGATAATAAGAGAAGCAGGACTTTTTACCCTTCCCCATTTTCAGCTTCCCAAATTCGACCTCATGGCAATTATCACAATGCTTCCCGTTCTTTTAGTTATTACAAGCGAACACATAAGCCATCAGGTAGTAACTTCCAACATCATCGGAAAAGACCTGTTAAAAAATCCCGGCCTTCACAGGAGTATCTTTGCCGATAATTTTTCGACAGCTCTTTCAGGCCTTGTCGGAGGAGTGCCCACTACAACCTACGGCGAAAACATAGGCGTTATGGCTGTTACCGGTATTTACAGCGTTTATGTAATTGCAGGAGCCGCAATCATTTCAATCTGTATGGCCTTTATAAGCCCGCTAGCTGCCCTAATCCGTACCGTACCCGGAAACGTCATAGGCGGTATAACATTCTTGCTCTATGGAATGATAGGAGCTTCGGGAATACGCCTTTTAGTAGATTCAAAGGTCGATTATTCAAAATCAAAAAACTTAATCCTAACCTCGATAGTATTTACCACAGGATTGAGCGGCCTCAGCATAAAATTCGGAGAAATCGAATTTAAGGGAATGGTTTTAGCCTCTCTCGTTGCCGTAGCTTTAAGCCTTATCTTTTTTATTTTTGGAAAACTTGGAGTGCTGGAAGAATAG
- a CDS encoding addiction module antidote protein codes for MKVSKWDAADYLKTRKDIAIYLDEILKIAREDNMPELFIEALGDVTRAQGMTDLAKTIDVSKESLYKSLSKKGNPSFSTIFKVLEFLNLEMSIAAPKTLKQASI; via the coding sequence ATGAAAGTATCAAAATGGGACGCAGCAGATTATCTTAAAACAAGAAAAGATATTGCAATATACTTAGATGAAATACTAAAAATTGCAAGGGAAGATAATATGCCGGAACTGTTTATAGAAGCCCTTGGAGATGTAACCAGAGCTCAAGGAATGACGGATCTAGCAAAAACAATAGATGTCAGTAAAGAAAGTCTTTATAAATCGCTATCAAAAAAAGGGAATCCCTCTTTTTCAACAATCTTTAAGGTTCTTGAATTTCTTAATTTAGAAATGAGCATCGCTGCTCCAAAAACTTTAAAACAAGCAAGCATATAA
- a CDS encoding type II toxin-antitoxin system HicB family antitoxin, translating into MKKQERFFYPAIFTYNGKKEIAVVFPDLGCATSGEDEADALLSARELLGCVLCGLEDDGEPIPKASHLSNIKTGKNEKSVLIDVYLPTYRMMQKTRSVNRTVTLPAWLNALASEHNINCSQLLQESLKKQFQTVLQTR; encoded by the coding sequence GTGAAGAAACAAGAACGTTTTTTTTATCCTGCAATATTCACCTATAACGGTAAAAAAGAAATTGCAGTTGTTTTCCCCGATTTGGGTTGTGCTACCTCGGGAGAAGATGAGGCTGATGCTCTATTATCTGCACGAGAACTTCTTGGTTGTGTTCTGTGCGGGCTCGAAGATGATGGAGAACCTATTCCTAAGGCTTCTCACTTAAGTAATATAAAAACAGGTAAAAATGAAAAATCCGTTTTAATTGACGTATATCTTCCTACTTACCGCATGATGCAAAAAACACGTTCAGTTAACCGAACCGTAACCTTACCTGCATGGCTAAATGCTCTTGCCTCGGAGCATAATATAAATTGTTCACAGCTTTTACAAGAGAGTCTAAAAAAACAATTTCAAACCGTTTTACAAACAAGATAA
- a CDS encoding divergent polysaccharide deacetylase family protein gives MAKKSTKTGKTTKPAKKTGRKRRKKSKINYTGAIAGFLAVSVIMLAVFLFIIPSVKNKDETANKTQIAKEQEKIKEEKPKIAEKPPIESKAKDKHTEKSKEAETQTAKNLPKEAAKKAVPDKLKETETQTAKNQTKESEKPSKETKAKKPESPIITDKPKPQEQEPDSSAYPIQDLPELPSKGKLIFVFDDAGHNLEQLQYFLDLPFPCTIAVLPKLPNSRETARRIRAAGKELILHQPMQALDPNIDPGKGAVKPGMSREEIKKIVASNVEEIGPIAGMNNHEGSLITSDEEAMEAVLELCREKNIYFLDSRTSSKSVVPQAAKKLNMSIWERAVFLDNKKDKAYMKKQIIDGLEIASQRGEAIMIGHVFTVDLAILLKEMYSDLTQEGYTFSTISKSKGK, from the coding sequence ATGGCAAAAAAGAGCACCAAAACAGGAAAAACAACTAAACCGGCAAAAAAAACCGGAAGAAAGAGAAGAAAAAAGTCAAAAATTAACTATACCGGAGCTATAGCCGGTTTTTTAGCGGTATCTGTAATAATGCTCGCCGTATTTTTGTTTATAATTCCTTCGGTAAAAAATAAAGATGAAACAGCGAATAAAACGCAAATTGCCAAGGAACAAGAAAAAATAAAAGAAGAAAAGCCTAAAATTGCCGAAAAGCCTCCTATCGAAAGCAAGGCTAAAGATAAGCATACCGAAAAAAGCAAAGAAGCTGAAACGCAGACCGCAAAAAATCTGCCTAAAGAAGCTGCAAAAAAGGCCGTACCCGATAAACTTAAAGAAACTGAAACACAGACAGCAAAAAATCAGACTAAAGAAAGCGAAAAGCCGAGCAAAGAAACCAAGGCAAAAAAGCCTGAAAGTCCTATAATTACGGACAAGCCTAAACCTCAAGAACAAGAGCCCGACTCTTCGGCCTACCCTATTCAGGACTTGCCTGAGCTTCCTTCAAAGGGAAAGCTTATTTTTGTGTTTGACGATGCAGGACACAACTTAGAACAGTTGCAGTATTTTTTGGACTTACCCTTTCCCTGTACCATAGCCGTTTTGCCTAAGCTGCCTAACTCAAGGGAAACGGCAAGAAGAATAAGGGCGGCCGGTAAGGAACTCATCCTTCATCAGCCGATGCAGGCCTTAGACCCGAATATAGATCCGGGAAAAGGAGCCGTTAAACCCGGCATGAGCCGTGAAGAGATAAAAAAAATCGTAGCTTCAAATGTAGAAGAAATCGGGCCCATAGCCGGAATGAATAACCACGAGGGTTCTCTTATCACATCCGACGAAGAAGCTATGGAGGCGGTGCTTGAATTGTGCAGGGAAAAAAACATATACTTTTTAGATTCCCGCACCAGCTCAAAAAGCGTTGTCCCTCAAGCTGCAAAAAAACTGAATATGAGCATTTGGGAAAGAGCTGTCTTTCTTGATAATAAAAAAGATAAGGCCTATATGAAAAAACAAATTATAGACGGCTTGGAAATTGCCTCACAAAGAGGTGAAGCGATTATGATAGGCCATGTGTTTACCGTAGATCTTGCAATTCTTCTAAAAGAAATGTACTCCGATTTAACTCAAGAAGGATATACATTTTCTACAATTTCAAAATCAAAAGGGAAATAA
- the tsaD gene encoding tRNA (adenosine(37)-N6)-threonylcarbamoyltransferase complex transferase subunit TsaD has product MKILGIESSCDETAAAVVEDGNKILSNIVATQIPFHKMYNGVVPEIASRKHTEWILPVVKQALAEAGLSLEEIDGIAATGRPGLMGSLLVGLTFAKTLAWASNKPFIAVNHMLGHLYASHLENDIPYPYLGLLVSGGHSIICKVNNFDDIEVLGTTIDDAPGEAFDKVAKFYNLGYPGGAVIDKLAKNGNPKAANFPMPIIHKEGHKYDVSYSGLKTAVINQIDQFWNKDFEKTPENIAAAFQTRAVKILLRPLLDASIDTGLKTIVAGGGVAANSLLREKLAEHKELKCIFPSLKFCTDNAAMIAGLGYHYLKRGDRTPFTVEASARVEGFSKKGKQ; this is encoded by the coding sequence ATGAAGATATTAGGAATAGAAAGTTCTTGCGATGAAACTGCAGCGGCAGTCGTCGAGGACGGAAATAAAATTTTAAGCAATATCGTTGCAACACAAATTCCGTTTCACAAAATGTATAACGGCGTCGTTCCCGAAATAGCAAGCCGGAAACATACCGAATGGATTTTGCCCGTTGTTAAACAAGCCTTAGCAGAAGCCGGTCTGAGCCTTGAAGAAATAGACGGCATCGCCGCCACCGGAAGGCCTGGGCTCATGGGTTCCCTTTTAGTGGGGCTTACCTTTGCAAAAACCCTTGCATGGGCTTCAAATAAGCCCTTTATTGCCGTAAATCACATGCTGGGACATCTATATGCAAGCCATCTGGAAAATGATATCCCCTACCCATATCTGGGGCTTTTAGTTTCAGGCGGGCACTCGATTATCTGCAAGGTAAATAACTTTGACGATATTGAAGTCCTAGGTACCACAATCGACGATGCTCCGGGGGAAGCCTTTGACAAGGTTGCCAAGTTTTATAATCTGGGATATCCGGGAGGAGCCGTAATCGACAAACTCGCCAAAAACGGAAATCCCAAGGCGGCCAACTTCCCCATGCCTATAATCCACAAGGAAGGGCATAAGTACGATGTTTCCTATTCGGGACTAAAAACCGCCGTCATAAATCAGATAGACCAATTTTGGAATAAGGACTTTGAAAAAACACCCGAGAACATTGCAGCCGCATTCCAAACAAGGGCGGTAAAAATTTTGCTCAGGCCCCTTTTAGATGCTTCGATAGATACGGGCTTAAAAACGATAGTAGCAGGCGGAGGAGTTGCGGCCAATTCTTTGTTGAGGGAAAAACTTGCCGAGCACAAGGAATTAAAGTGCATATTCCCCTCGCTTAAATTCTGTACGGATAATGCAGCGATGATTGCAGGCCTCGGCTATCATTACCTAAAACGCGGAGACAGAACGCCCTTTACAGTCGAAGCCTCCGCCCGAGTTGAAGGCTTCAGCAAAAAAGGCAAGCAATAG
- a CDS encoding radical SAM protein, whose protein sequence is MLSFEDFSFKEYDSCTLCPKNCKVNRNKGEKGFCRETRDLRLAWAGLHFGEEPPITGAGGSGTIFVTGCNLRCSFCQNYQISQEGMGRAVSLEEFVNLCFILEKEGAENINIVTGSHAIPAIALGLKEAKDRGLKIPVVWNSSAYEAEEAISLLSDCVDGWLPDLKTLNPQISSQVFYAPDYPETATRAILKMACLSPLKICMENKEKYPLGKLYSGVIVRHLALPSRIADSRAVLRWFAKNLRGRALISVMTQYTPVKRTAGIKNYSLFENRMLNLKEDETLKDLLSSLKIDEGFYQELVASDDWLPDFNRVQTFSSELSKPLWHWKQIS, encoded by the coding sequence ATGCTTTCTTTTGAAGATTTCAGTTTTAAAGAATATGACTCATGCACTCTCTGCCCTAAAAATTGCAAGGTAAACCGCAATAAGGGCGAAAAAGGCTTTTGCCGCGAAACAAGAGATTTACGCCTTGCATGGGCAGGCCTCCACTTCGGGGAAGAGCCTCCAATCACGGGAGCCGGAGGTTCAGGCACAATCTTTGTTACGGGCTGCAACCTTCGCTGTTCCTTTTGCCAAAACTATCAGATATCCCAAGAAGGCATGGGAAGGGCTGTAAGCCTTGAAGAATTCGTAAACTTGTGTTTTATACTCGAAAAAGAAGGGGCCGAAAACATAAACATCGTTACAGGCAGCCATGCAATCCCAGCAATAGCCCTCGGCCTAAAAGAAGCAAAAGACCGAGGCTTAAAAATTCCTGTTGTCTGGAATTCTTCTGCCTATGAAGCCGAAGAAGCTATAAGCCTCCTTTCGGACTGCGTTGACGGCTGGCTTCCCGACTTAAAAACCTTAAACCCGCAAATTTCTTCTCAAGTTTTTTATGCGCCCGATTATCCCGAAACGGCAACAAGGGCAATCCTAAAAATGGCCTGCCTTTCTCCCTTAAAAATCTGTATGGAGAATAAAGAAAAATACCCTTTAGGAAAACTTTACTCAGGCGTCATAGTCCGCCACCTTGCCCTCCCCTCCCGCATTGCGGACTCAAGGGCCGTCCTAAGATGGTTTGCAAAAAATTTAAGAGGCAGGGCTCTTATTTCGGTGATGACCCAATACACTCCGGTTAAAAGAACAGCCGGCATAAAAAACTATTCTCTCTTTGAAAACCGTATGCTAAACCTAAAGGAAGACGAAACCTTAAAAGACCTCCTTTCAAGCTTAAAAATAGATGAGGGCTTTTACCAAGAGCTTGTCGCCTCCGATGACTGGCTCCCCGATTTTAACCGCGTACAAACCTTTTCATCGGAACTTTCAAAACCTTTGTGGCATTGGAAGCAAATTTCTTAA
- a CDS encoding TDE2508 family outer membrane beta-barrel protein encodes MKTRMRFISCLLALVIITTGAAWAQDSNTTPTSPTNDATVGLTSTEIDQFVNVIDWGKVKFDKAFVFTGFAQGNKNMVDLGAAFKAGPLFIGSWYKGNLGVFDGENKKKVQTEITQGATPGTIGNKKLTTSDYDKELKKYDADHMAVMLFGFANMGIKTGYSRQGQNYSGTFFGIADGATKPEGFIKNDNTATESNKPEYLSSIVYSPNGYINGAIHRPFVDFGMNIPLGAMTLSPTASLEVKIYEGSIINKPGPTPYSYETFYGLETKTEQDSKEKYKITKTQNARSHAHVGITGKLGTGLALGDSLNSVFNFGYDFTVNAYGKNYTAADGTKHKVIGNYSITTDTVVEDYNKAVAGEHKITSTFKADFIKKSYFSNTLKAGYKVKKDFTDRLSLLAAAELPITLSFDNSITEKIDTTITDMRYLNPSNAHNNNVETKTVTSPVKTVNEVKLNIAPSIKAAVSYAAKPGRLFLNLGADIKFLQGEFTSKKTSYDSFVENTKTVTKYNDGHTTTVTTAVSAPQSESLDKTSSHKQIEAKLVGGIRWNIVENFAFDLVYSASLLDNSFLWVNFKDLKIACTIKF; translated from the coding sequence ATGAAAACAAGGATGAGATTTATCAGCTGTCTTTTAGCACTGGTAATAATTACAACAGGGGCCGCATGGGCACAAGACTCAAACACGACCCCTACTTCCCCTACAAATGATGCTACGGTAGGCTTGACTTCAACCGAAATAGATCAATTTGTAAACGTAATTGACTGGGGTAAAGTAAAATTCGACAAGGCTTTTGTCTTTACGGGCTTTGCACAGGGTAACAAAAACATGGTTGACCTAGGTGCCGCATTTAAGGCAGGCCCCTTATTTATCGGTTCTTGGTATAAGGGAAACCTAGGTGTTTTTGACGGTGAGAATAAGAAGAAGGTGCAAACCGAGATTACCCAAGGCGCCACTCCCGGTACTATTGGAAACAAAAAGCTTACAACCTCAGACTATGACAAGGAATTAAAAAAATATGATGCCGACCACATGGCAGTTATGCTTTTCGGTTTTGCTAATATGGGTATCAAAACCGGTTATTCTAGACAAGGACAAAATTATTCAGGTACGTTTTTTGGTATCGCTGATGGTGCTACCAAACCAGAAGGATTTATAAAAAATGATAACACTGCTACAGAAAGCAATAAACCTGAATATCTTAGTTCAATAGTTTATAGCCCAAATGGTTATATAAATGGAGCAATCCACAGACCCTTTGTGGACTTCGGTATGAATATTCCTCTGGGAGCTATGACTCTTTCGCCCACAGCTTCTCTTGAAGTTAAAATTTATGAAGGAAGCATAATTAATAAGCCTGGTCCTACTCCGTATTCTTATGAAACATTCTACGGTTTAGAGACGAAGACAGAGCAGGATTCAAAAGAAAAATACAAGATAACAAAGACTCAAAACGCCAGAAGCCATGCCCATGTAGGTATTACGGGAAAACTCGGTACGGGTCTTGCATTGGGAGACAGCCTTAATTCCGTTTTTAATTTCGGCTATGACTTTACCGTAAATGCTTACGGCAAAAACTATACGGCCGCAGACGGTACAAAACACAAGGTAATCGGTAATTATAGTATCACTACTGACACTGTAGTAGAAGATTACAATAAAGCTGTTGCAGGAGAACACAAGATAACTTCGACTTTTAAGGCCGACTTTATCAAAAAAAGCTACTTCAGCAATACTTTAAAAGCAGGCTATAAAGTAAAAAAGGACTTTACAGACCGCCTTTCATTATTGGCTGCTGCCGAGCTCCCCATTACCCTAAGCTTTGATAACAGCATTACCGAGAAGATCGACACAACAATTACTGACATGAGGTATCTTAATCCCTCAAATGCCCATAACAACAATGTAGAAACTAAAACGGTAACCAGCCCCGTCAAAACGGTTAACGAGGTAAAACTTAATATTGCACCGTCAATAAAGGCTGCCGTAAGCTATGCAGCTAAGCCCGGCCGCTTATTCCTCAACCTAGGTGCCGATATCAAATTTTTACAAGGTGAATTTACAAGTAAAAAGACCTCGTATGATTCGTTTGTAGAGAATACCAAAACAGTTACAAAGTATAATGACGGACACACCACAACCGTAACAACAGCAGTTTCTGCCCCACAGAGCGAATCTTTGGATAAGACAAGCTCCCATAAACAAATTGAAGCAAAGCTTGTAGGCGGTATACGCTGGAACATAGTTGAAAACTTTGCCTTCGACCTTGTTTATAGCGCATCGCTTTTGGACAACAGCTTTCTTTGGGTCAACTTTAAAGATCTAAAAATTGCATGTACAATAAAATTCTAA
- a CDS encoding Rpn family recombination-promoting nuclease/putative transposase yields the protein MSTSNRKYKDSVFVDLFSEDEKAKENFLSLYNALHNTELTDIEKLKNIRLDQVLYMTFYNDVSYLVDNKIIVLAEHQSTINPNMPLRCLEYISRLYESLFESKEKYSRKLLNIPTPEFYVFYNGEEPYPSDKTLKLSDAFTEKTRETNLELTVKVININRQNRHPVLENCKTMQEYSIFVETVRKWKEIDTQNGFEKAVEECISNNILREYLKRKTKEVLNMLVAEYDYETDIAVQRAEEREIAFAEGIEQGIEQGIERGIEQGIEQGIEQGIEQGISQGIEQGIERGIEQGISQGSYRKAIETARLMKQANCELDFIMQMTGLSKEEIEVL from the coding sequence ATGAGTACTTCAAATAGAAAATACAAAGATTCGGTGTTTGTCGATCTTTTCAGTGAAGATGAAAAGGCAAAAGAGAATTTTTTATCGCTATATAATGCTCTGCATAATACCGAACTTACGGATATAGAGAAATTGAAAAACATCCGCCTTGATCAAGTTTTGTACATGACATTTTATAATGATGTATCCTATCTTGTAGATAACAAAATAATAGTACTTGCTGAACATCAATCTACCATAAATCCCAATATGCCTTTACGTTGTCTTGAATACATCAGCCGTCTTTATGAAAGCCTCTTTGAATCAAAAGAAAAATACAGCCGTAAACTCTTAAACATTCCGACTCCCGAATTTTATGTTTTTTATAATGGAGAAGAGCCATATCCTTCCGATAAAACATTAAAACTATCGGATGCTTTTACAGAAAAGACAAGGGAAACTAATCTTGAGTTGACCGTTAAGGTCATAAACATAAACCGGCAAAACCGACATCCTGTATTGGAAAACTGTAAAACAATGCAAGAATACAGTATATTTGTGGAAACGGTAAGGAAATGGAAAGAAATAGATACTCAAAACGGCTTTGAAAAAGCCGTTGAAGAATGCATATCAAACAATATTTTGCGTGAATATCTAAAACGCAAGACTAAGGAGGTATTAAATATGTTAGTAGCAGAATATGATTATGAAACGGATATAGCCGTACAGCGTGCAGAAGAGCGTGAAATAGCCTTTGCTGAAGGGATTGAACAAGGGATTGAACAAGGGATTGAACGAGGAATTGAGCAAGGGATTGAACAAGGAATTGAACAAGGCATAGAACAAGGTATATCGCAAGGTATAGAACAAGGCATAGAACGGGGGATAGAACAAGGTATATCGCAAGGCTCTTACCGAAAAGCTATCGAAACGGCTAGACTGATGAAACAAGCAAATTGTGAACTTGACTTTATTATGCAAATGACAGGTCTTTCCAAAGAAGAAATTGAAGTCTTATAG